A window from Mesoaciditoga lauensis cd-1655R = DSM 25116 encodes these proteins:
- the queD gene encoding 6-carboxytetrahydropterin synthase QueD, protein MEIFVSKEFKFDAAHNLIKYHGKCEKLHGHTYKLRVTLNGKPNEEGMVYDFVELKRIVNERVISKLDHSYINDLIEQPTAENIAVWIWEQLSEILKGKNHALYEVRVWETETAFVTYRGSDDGKKE, encoded by the coding sequence ATGGAAATTTTCGTATCGAAAGAATTCAAATTCGACGCTGCTCACAATTTGATAAAGTACCATGGAAAATGCGAAAAACTTCATGGCCATACTTACAAACTACGTGTTACTTTGAATGGGAAACCAAATGAAGAGGGAATGGTTTACGATTTCGTAGAATTGAAGAGAATAGTCAACGAACGTGTGATATCAAAACTCGATCATTCTTACATAAACGATCTTATTGAACAGCCTACAGCCGAAAATATAGCGGTTTGGATATGGGAGCAACTTTCTGAAATTTTAAAAGGCAAAAATCATGCACTCTACGAAGTAAGGGTATGGGAAACGGAAACCGCTTTTGTAACATACAGAGGAAGCGACGATGGGAAGAAAGAATGA
- a CDS encoding ABC transporter ATP-binding protein — MEKIIEVKNLRKKYGKLEAVKGIDIDVFKGEIFGFLGPNGAGKTTTLEILEGLRKPTAGTIKMFGREIKGDVIPKIKERIGVVLQQTSFLDHLKVKEILELFASFFKKSIPIEKALEMVELQEKVNAYPENLSGGQRQRLAIAVALINDPDLIFMDEPTTGLDPQSRESIWVLIEKLKSNGKTIFLTTHYMEEAQRLCDRITIIDHGKVVETGSPEQLILKYGGESKIDFSCTPTPPMEKIKELENELQGEIQKLDDHCRIVTSDLTKTLEKIVLWSKNNNVSLTNVFLIEPTLEDVFLNLTGRELRD; from the coding sequence ATGGAAAAAATAATAGAGGTAAAGAATCTCAGAAAAAAATACGGAAAACTTGAAGCCGTCAAAGGTATAGATATCGATGTCTTCAAAGGGGAAATATTCGGTTTTTTGGGCCCTAACGGCGCTGGAAAAACAACGACACTGGAAATTCTTGAAGGTTTGAGAAAACCAACTGCCGGAACGATAAAGATGTTCGGTAGAGAAATAAAAGGCGATGTGATACCCAAAATAAAAGAAAGAATTGGGGTTGTGCTCCAACAGACAAGCTTCCTTGATCATTTGAAAGTTAAGGAAATCCTGGAGCTTTTCGCTTCTTTTTTCAAGAAATCCATTCCCATAGAAAAGGCTTTGGAAATGGTTGAACTACAAGAGAAAGTGAACGCTTATCCCGAAAACTTGTCCGGAGGGCAAAGACAGCGTTTAGCGATAGCTGTAGCTTTGATAAACGATCCGGATCTTATTTTTATGGATGAACCAACGACAGGGCTCGATCCACAATCTCGTGAATCCATATGGGTGCTTATAGAAAAGTTAAAATCAAATGGGAAAACCATCTTCTTAACCACTCATTATATGGAAGAGGCTCAAAGGCTCTGCGACCGCATAACCATAATAGATCACGGGAAAGTCGTGGAAACGGGAAGTCCAGAACAGCTCATACTTAAATACGGTGGCGAAAGCAAAATAGATTTTTCTTGCACGCCAACTCCTCCAATGGAAAAGATAAAAGAATTGGAAAATGAACTCCAAGGAGAAATTCAAAAGCTGGATGATCATTGTAGGATTGTGACATCCGATCTCACAAAGACGTTGGAAAAAATCGTCTTATGGTCTAAAAATAACAACGTATCCTTGACAAACGTGTTTTTAATAGAACCAACGTTGGAAGACGTATTTTTGAATCTGACTGGTAGGGAGCTGAGAGATTGA
- a CDS encoding ABC transporter permease, translated as MRSAWWFFKVHILSDLRNRRSVFWAMLFPTILLSILVLTFSNLGMKGSLNFKIAIVNESQSVNGIDYSEAVINAFRKLSHPNKDGVFTVEVTKDDLKSVFQKVLYSKFDAVIVIPKDFNRHMMRSVLFAKMGIPFVSAQIKVYYLPNEASSSLAQGAIEGVMDEINSYVVSEFHYHLKAFSIHSETIGEMMKAPTYTDFVTPGILVIGAFTTGLLLVGPKLAFMKRDKIMKKYASTPVKPEAFFAGFTLSKLFLMVIQYFLLAFFAAYLFNSAVHIFSGWAFLYYLFTSMIYILIGFDVGFLASSPTAVSALTSVINLPLEFLAGVYFPLFNLPWYVNIFVWVNPLWYATNAMRQLLNVGLSMTPMWMNIFVPALWGMASLVFLSTRRMWKRI; from the coding sequence TTGAGAAGCGCATGGTGGTTCTTCAAAGTTCATATACTTAGTGACCTACGAAATAGAAGATCTGTATTTTGGGCGATGCTATTTCCAACCATTTTACTTTCTATATTGGTTTTAACGTTTTCCAATCTTGGTATGAAAGGATCGTTGAATTTCAAAATAGCTATAGTCAATGAATCTCAAAGCGTGAATGGAATTGATTATTCTGAGGCGGTGATAAACGCCTTTCGTAAACTTTCTCATCCGAATAAAGATGGGGTGTTTACCGTTGAAGTTACGAAAGATGATTTAAAATCAGTCTTTCAAAAGGTGCTGTATTCGAAATTCGATGCCGTGATCGTGATTCCGAAGGATTTCAATCGGCATATGATGCGTTCTGTTCTGTTTGCAAAGATGGGAATACCTTTCGTAAGCGCACAGATAAAAGTTTATTATCTTCCAAATGAGGCATCTTCCAGTCTTGCCCAAGGGGCTATAGAAGGCGTTATGGATGAGATAAACTCTTACGTTGTATCCGAGTTCCATTACCATCTGAAGGCTTTTAGCATACATAGCGAAACTATTGGAGAGATGATGAAAGCCCCAACTTATACGGATTTTGTCACGCCTGGCATATTGGTGATAGGCGCTTTCACAACAGGATTGCTTTTGGTAGGGCCAAAGCTGGCTTTCATGAAACGCGATAAGATCATGAAAAAGTACGCTTCTACTCCCGTAAAGCCTGAGGCTTTTTTCGCGGGTTTTACCCTTTCAAAGCTCTTTTTAATGGTAATTCAATACTTTTTGTTGGCTTTTTTCGCGGCTTATCTTTTCAATTCTGCAGTTCATATATTTTCTGGATGGGCATTTCTCTACTATCTATTCACTTCTATGATTTACATACTCATAGGGTTCGACGTTGGATTCCTCGCGTCGAGCCCAACTGCGGTGAGCGCTTTGACAAGTGTGATCAACTTGCCTTTGGAATTTCTAGCGGGGGTGTACTTTCCACTTTTCAATTTACCCTGGTATGTTAACATCTTCGTTTGGGTCAATCCGTTGTGGTACGCTACGAATGCGATGAGGCAGCTACTAAACGTAGGCTTGTCCATGACGCCAATGTGGATGAACATATTCGTGCCGGCTCTTTGGGGAATGGCTTCTCTGGTTTTTCTTTCTACACGGCGAATGTGGAAGAGAATATGA
- the fdhF gene encoding formate dehydrogenase subunit alpha — MVKIEIDGKEVTAPEGENLLKFLLDNGFDIPHLCYHPAVKSIGACRMCVVEVEGAKNLQTSCTTTIKEGLKIKTHSERVEKSRKMNLSLILSEHPNECMTCDMNGNCALQDLTYEYFPNQEPYFGFGKRGLKIDDSSEFILRDLNKCIQCQLCVRVCDEVQGMFIYSMANRGYKELPSTPYELPLAETDCVNCGQCASICPVGAIVEKPSIGKARHWETQKTKTTCAYCGVGCQIELHVDPKQNEIVRVMPSAENPEVNDGIATCVKGKFGYEFVNHSDRLKEPLMKKDGKFTEVSWDEAMNYTVEKLKEIKEKYGPDSIMFLSSARCTNEENYLLQKFARAVIGTNNVDHCARLCHASTVAGLAATLGSGAMTNNLLDILAANVILLTGSNPTENHPVYGSRIKKAVRNGTKLIVADPRKIEMVDYATVWLRHLPGTDVALFNGILNVIIQENLIDEEFIRSRTEDFEKVKATVEKYTPEYVSKVTQVDAKDIIKAAKTYGSAENAAIVYAMGITQHVSGTNNVISLANLAMATGNLGRPGTGVNPLRGQGNVQGACDLGALPNVYPGYQKVTDENVKKSFEKAWGVEGLPSNVGLAITEMADAMLDGKVKALFVMGENPRISDPDASHLEEALKNLEFMVSIDIFPNDTTKFADVILPASSQYEKEGTITNTERRIQRVRQGVKPIGNSRPDWMILKDLFNRFGYEANYSHPSEIMEEFAKVTPIYAGITYERIEHKGIQWPCRTKDDPGTSILHTEKFSRPNGKGKFIPVEFAEPPELPDKEYPFYLSTGRILYQYHTGTMTRRVKGINKIKPEVEIEINPTDAERLGIKKGDQVRVTSRRGSISGKVKITKRSMEGMVFIPFHYAEAAANELTLNVIDPISKIPTYKVAAVKIEKI, encoded by the coding sequence ATGGTAAAGATAGAAATAGACGGTAAGGAAGTAACGGCGCCAGAAGGAGAAAACCTTCTTAAATTTCTGTTGGATAATGGTTTTGATATTCCTCATCTTTGTTATCATCCAGCGGTTAAAAGCATAGGCGCGTGCAGGATGTGCGTTGTGGAAGTGGAAGGAGCAAAAAATTTACAGACTTCATGTACCACAACGATAAAAGAAGGTTTGAAAATAAAAACGCACTCCGAGCGCGTTGAAAAATCAAGGAAGATGAACCTTTCCCTTATTCTTTCAGAACATCCCAATGAATGTATGACATGTGACATGAATGGAAATTGCGCTCTGCAAGATCTGACTTACGAGTATTTTCCCAATCAAGAACCGTATTTTGGATTTGGGAAAAGAGGATTAAAGATAGATGATTCAAGTGAGTTCATATTAAGAGATTTGAACAAATGCATCCAGTGTCAGCTGTGTGTAAGAGTTTGTGATGAAGTGCAAGGAATGTTCATATATTCCATGGCAAACAGAGGATACAAAGAGCTACCCTCAACGCCTTACGAATTACCACTCGCGGAAACTGACTGCGTCAATTGCGGGCAATGTGCAAGCATATGCCCCGTGGGCGCGATAGTGGAAAAACCTTCGATTGGGAAAGCCAGACATTGGGAAACTCAAAAGACGAAAACAACCTGTGCTTATTGCGGAGTGGGATGTCAAATAGAGTTGCACGTTGATCCAAAACAGAATGAAATAGTACGCGTTATGCCTTCGGCTGAAAATCCTGAGGTGAACGATGGCATAGCCACATGCGTTAAGGGAAAATTTGGATATGAATTCGTCAATCATTCCGATAGGTTGAAAGAACCATTGATGAAAAAAGATGGAAAATTCACAGAAGTCAGCTGGGACGAGGCGATGAATTACACCGTTGAGAAGTTAAAAGAGATAAAAGAAAAATACGGGCCGGATTCCATTATGTTCCTTTCATCAGCACGTTGTACCAACGAGGAAAATTACCTCTTACAGAAATTTGCCAGAGCTGTTATAGGTACCAACAACGTCGATCATTGTGCAAGATTGTGTCATGCCTCGACTGTTGCAGGGCTGGCTGCCACGCTTGGCAGCGGCGCCATGACAAACAATTTGTTGGATATCCTGGCTGCCAACGTCATCCTCTTAACGGGGTCTAACCCCACCGAAAATCATCCTGTTTACGGTTCAAGAATTAAAAAAGCGGTTAGAAACGGTACAAAGTTGATAGTTGCGGATCCTAGAAAAATCGAAATGGTAGACTACGCAACCGTTTGGCTTAGGCACTTACCGGGAACCGATGTGGCACTTTTCAATGGAATTTTAAACGTGATAATTCAGGAAAATTTAATAGATGAAGAATTTATAAGATCTCGTACCGAAGATTTTGAAAAGGTTAAGGCCACGGTCGAAAAGTACACGCCAGAATATGTTTCCAAGGTAACGCAAGTGGATGCGAAAGACATAATAAAAGCGGCCAAAACCTATGGAAGTGCGGAAAACGCTGCAATAGTGTATGCAATGGGAATAACTCAACACGTGAGTGGTACTAACAACGTCATATCTCTCGCCAATTTGGCGATGGCAACCGGCAATTTAGGAAGACCGGGTACAGGTGTAAATCCTCTAAGGGGACAGGGAAATGTTCAAGGTGCGTGCGATCTTGGAGCACTTCCGAACGTTTATCCGGGCTATCAAAAAGTTACAGATGAGAACGTTAAGAAGAGCTTTGAAAAAGCCTGGGGAGTTGAAGGACTTCCATCAAATGTGGGTTTAGCGATAACAGAAATGGCTGATGCAATGTTAGATGGAAAGGTAAAAGCACTTTTCGTTATGGGGGAAAACCCTCGAATAAGCGATCCAGACGCTTCTCATCTTGAAGAGGCGCTGAAAAATTTGGAATTCATGGTTAGCATAGATATTTTCCCAAATGATACGACAAAATTCGCAGACGTCATCTTGCCAGCATCCAGCCAATACGAAAAAGAGGGCACCATAACTAACACCGAAAGAAGAATACAACGGGTTAGACAAGGTGTAAAACCGATAGGAAATTCAAGACCGGATTGGATGATACTCAAAGATCTCTTCAACCGATTTGGTTATGAGGCGAATTATTCTCATCCATCTGAAATAATGGAAGAATTTGCAAAAGTTACCCCCATATACGCTGGAATAACATACGAGCGAATAGAGCACAAAGGAATTCAATGGCCGTGTAGGACAAAAGACGATCCAGGTACTTCCATTTTACACACCGAAAAATTTTCCAGGCCAAATGGAAAAGGGAAATTCATACCGGTTGAATTCGCAGAACCACCGGAATTACCAGATAAAGAATATCCTTTTTATCTTTCGACGGGAAGGATTCTTTATCAATATCACACAGGTACCATGACAAGAAGGGTAAAAGGAATAAACAAGATTAAACCAGAAGTTGAAATAGAGATAAATCCGACCGATGCTGAGAGACTCGGAATTAAAAAAGGAGATCAAGTGAGGGTAACCTCAAGAAGGGGGAGCATAAGCGGAAAGGTGAAGATAACAAAAAGATCCATGGAAGGCATGGTTTTCATTCCATTTCATTACGCGGAAGCGGCGGCCAACGAGCTGACCCTGAATGTCATCGATCCGATTTCTAAGATACCCACTTACAAGGTGGCAGCTGTTAAGATAGAAAAAATATGA
- a CDS encoding ABC transporter permease: protein MKGIKTLLTKSFYMFIRDNKATLMMFVSPIVFMLILGFVIAGISGGTQSVSVKVAFHVSKEFQPFQKALMEEAKANGFDVVFVKDDESIRNLVASAKMQMGISLSSTSMTFFYNQAFGQYNNYLRILQDFVSQAIRKRISGVPTYIEAKPVVLKKGVNLTVISFVVPGAMAIAILTACVLSTATAFSDYRSSNVLKRLKVTPLSGNAFAFSIAVHRFWSSVASSVLTLLASEAIFSTLYDMNWLLFLLMISTATIMSIGLGTIFSVVFRDMWTTLNFSTILLTVMMLFSNVFYPFSIMPNYMRVIAHAMPITYFTQGLRYALGISPMYMSEFLVVNAVFTLAGAALIILGGRIMFYFERR from the coding sequence ATGAAAGGTATAAAAACCTTGCTAACTAAGAGCTTTTACATGTTCATAAGGGACAACAAAGCTACTTTGATGATGTTCGTGTCTCCTATCGTCTTTATGCTCATTCTTGGGTTCGTTATAGCTGGAATATCCGGTGGAACCCAAAGTGTATCCGTGAAAGTGGCTTTTCACGTTTCAAAAGAATTTCAGCCTTTTCAAAAAGCCCTGATGGAAGAGGCAAAAGCTAACGGTTTTGATGTGGTGTTTGTGAAGGATGATGAAAGCATCAGAAACCTTGTCGCATCCGCTAAAATGCAAATGGGAATTTCTTTGTCTTCAACGTCGATGACCTTTTTCTACAATCAGGCTTTTGGTCAGTACAACAACTACCTTCGCATATTGCAAGATTTCGTTTCTCAAGCGATAAGAAAGAGGATTTCTGGTGTGCCAACGTATATAGAGGCAAAACCAGTTGTTTTGAAAAAAGGGGTGAATTTGACGGTTATATCGTTCGTTGTCCCCGGTGCCATGGCCATTGCCATTTTAACTGCATGCGTGCTTTCTACAGCCACGGCATTTTCCGACTATCGCTCTAGCAACGTATTGAAAAGATTGAAAGTAACTCCTTTAAGCGGAAACGCATTTGCATTTTCGATAGCAGTTCATAGATTTTGGTCCTCTGTGGCGTCATCGGTTTTAACGCTTTTAGCCTCTGAAGCCATATTTTCAACTCTTTACGATATGAATTGGCTGCTTTTTCTCTTGATGATTTCCACTGCGACCATCATGTCAATAGGACTTGGGACGATTTTTTCGGTTGTTTTTAGAGATATGTGGACAACCTTGAATTTCTCAACCATACTTCTTACCGTTATGATGCTTTTCTCGAATGTTTTCTATCCTTTCTCCATAATGCCAAATTACATGCGCGTGATAGCGCATGCCATGCCGATAACGTATTTCACACAAGGCTTGCGCTACGCTTTGGGTATAAGCCCAATGTACATGAGCGAATTTTTAGTGGTGAACGCCGTTTTTACCCTTGCTGGAGCTGCTTTGATAATTCTCGGAGGAAGAATCATGTTTTACTTTGAAAGGAGATGA